The nucleotide window ATGATTAATCATGGATGTTTCATCTAAAACTTTTGAATGATTAAAGCTAATATGTATAAAGTCTTGGATCTTTTTAAATCCTTACAAATTTATAATACGTGTTAAAGTTAGCAGATTTGAATTGGTACAAAGTAACTTTTAGCACTTTTTAACGTATAGCACTAATCTATAATCGCTTCATAAATGAGTCGCTGAATTTCGGTTCTGATGTTCTCTCTAAGCAATAAATTCTTGCCAGCCTCTGGATAAGTTCTATTGGCTAAAAACACGTAAACGATTTCTTCTTCAGGATCTGCCCAAGCATAAGTACCCGTAAAACCAGAGTGCCCAAAACTAGTCATTGAGATACAACCGCAAGTAGGACCTTCTTCACCTAATTGTGGTTTATCGAAGCCTATACCTCTCCTATTATCACTTTCGCAATAATAACAGGTGTTAAACTTATCTATAGTTTCGGATTTAAAGTAACGTTTTCCACCATAAAATCCTTTTTGTAAGTACATCTGCATAATCTTTGCCACATCATTGGCATTACTAAAAACACCAGCATGGCCACCAATGCCTCCTTGCATAGCGGCTCCCATGTCGTGCACATAACCATGAACCTTTTTATACCTATAATAGCTATCCACTTCAGTTGGTACAATGTCTTTTAGACTAAACGTTTTTCTTGGGTTGTATGTGGTGTAATTTGCACCTAATGACTTGTAGAAACGATCTTGAGTTATTTCGTGTAAAGATTTATCATAAAAGCCTTCCAGATAGTTTTTAAGGATGTAATATGGCAGATCACTATAACGATAACGCAATCTTGAAAGTAAATCACTCTCCTTTATAATTTCTTGTATAGAGTCCTTGTAATCGTTGCGCATAAAGAGTGTGTTGGTAACCTCTATATTAAAATCCTTAGAACGTTTTGTTCTGTAATATTTAGGATCTGGTTTCTTTGTAACAGTATCTAAAGTTGCATAATAGAAAGGAATCCAAGGTTTTAACTGCGCATAATGCGATAACATTCGTTTTAAAGTAATGTTCTTTTTATTAGACTTTTTATACGCTGGAAGTAAATCTCCTAGCTTTGAATCTAATGACACGGAACCTTGTTGCTCTAATTCCATAAGTACAGGAAGCGTCGCAATAATTTTTGTTAAAGATGCTACGTCATAAATATCATCAAAGTCTACCTTGTTCTTCTTAGAGTAGGTGTGATAACCAAAATTCTTGTTATAAATAACTTTTCCACGTCTAGCTACCAAAAGTTGAATACCAGGAGTCATTCTATTGTTAACAGCATGATTGGCAACAGAATCTATTCTGCTTAAAAGCTTAGAATCCATACCAACACGCTCTGGTAAACCGTAACTAAGATTAGATAGCGCATTATAAGTTAAGCCTGTACCTACAGGGAAGAACTCACCAGTACTTACAGGTAACTTGCCTTTTGCACCTATTCCGCCAAAAATAAGCTGAGCCGATTTTTGTTGAGCGATAGTACTATTCTGATAACTCATTACAATGGCTTCTATGTTTTCTACAGAGCGTAAATCGTTTAATGTATAAGGTCTTGCAAATACATCTAAGATTACAGTAGTGCTTCTAGCAATTTCGTATAGCCATGCTAACTCTTTTTGTGAGAATTCATAAGCTTTCCAAGGGTTGTCATTAGATTTATGAAACCCAACTACCACAGTATTATAATTCTGTAGTTTGGTCATAATTTCGTCTAATTTTTCTCCTTTTATGTGATGTACTTTAGTATATTTTTTTAATTCGTTGTAAAAGGCTGATCCACTTGCGTCTCCTAATTCTACATAAGCTATATTTTTGGTTTGCAGGTCTCTAAGTGGCAGTACATCATCTTTATTTTTCACCACAGTAATAGCATTCTCCATAAGGGTTTCGTAAAGTACGTCGTCTTCAAGTCTATTTAAGTCCTTAGCTAGACCGTACAGACCCACTGGTGAGTAATTATGCAAACCAACCTTGTACTTTGCCATCAGAATCTTCTTAACAGAATGTGACAATCGCTCTTCGCTTATTTTCTTATCCTCGTAAGCTTCCATAATCCTTTCTATGCCTTTCTCAGGGTCTTCAGACATTAGCAAGACGTCATTTCCTGCTAAAAATGCCATTAAATCAATTTCGCCACCTTTAGAAATTACACTAGTTGTAATACCATCAACGTTTTTTTCTACATAATCTGCAGCACCTTTCATGGTTAAGGCATCTGTAAAAATTAAACCTTTAAAACCTAATTCACCCTTAAGAATATCTGTAACAATATGTTTTGATAAGGACGATGGAAAACCTCGTCTTTTTTCTAAACTTGGAACATTGAGGTGCGCAACCATAACGCTAGACAAACCCTCGCTTATGAGCTTTCTATAAGGATACAGTTCTATAGAATCTATTCGTTTTTCACTAAAGGAAACCGTTGGTAAGGTTTTATGGGAATCATCTTCGGTATCACCATGACCTGGAAAATGCTTGGCATTTGCCAAAACTCCTGCACTTTGCATACCATTCATAAATGCTAATCCTTTGGCTGTAACATTGTCTCTATCTTCACCAAATGAACGATTACCAATGATTGGGTTTTTGGGATTGGTATTGATATCCACAACTGGTGCAAAATTAAAATGTACACCCAAACGTTTGCAATGCTCACCGATTTGTCTTCCGGTTTGTTCTACCAAACTATCATCTTTAATAGCTCCTAGCGTCATATTCCACGGAAACGCATACGTAGAGTCTAAGCGCATACTCAAACCCCATTCTGCATCCATACCCACCAACAAAGGCACTTTAGATGTTGCTTGCAAAAGGTTATTTAATTTGGCTTGACGGTATGATCCACCATTAGAATAAATAACACCTCCAATGTGTTCCTCTTTTATTAAATCGACGATTTTATTATTAACCTTCTCATTATTTTTTGAAAATACCTGAACCATAAAAAGCTGACCTACACGCTCTTTTAAGGTCATAGCATTGTAAATACTATCTACCCATTTTTGTTGTTGCGCTGTATCTTTGGTTAATAATGGATTAGGAGTTGCTTCTTGGGCAATACTAATCTGAACACAAAAAGCTATTAGAATAAGGGACAAATATCGCATACATCAATCTTTTCTCGTTTGTAATTTTAATAACGAATACTATGCCAAAATAGCATATTTAATAAGAAGTAAAAAGACTTTAGGATAGTTTTATAAACCGTATAATTAACAGTAATACATAGTTACACCAAATCTATATGACGGTCGTGGTAACCCAGTAAATAGAGCACACCATCCAAACCAATACTAGAAATGGAGTTCTGGGCATTATCCTTAACTTTTGGCTTAGCATGAAACGCAATACCTAAACCTGCTAAATTGAGCATTTGTAAGTCATTTGCGCCATCGCCTACAGCAATAGTCTGCTCTATATCAATACCCATATTATCCGCTAATAATTGAAGATACTCGGCTTTTTTATAACCATCAACAATGTCACCAACATAACCACCTGTAAGTACACCATCTTTGATTTCTAACGTATTGGCATACACAAAGTCTATGTCTAATTTTTCTTGAAGGTAGTGCCCAAAATAAGTAAATCCGCCAGATAAAATTGCAGTTTTATAACCGTAATAATGAAGCGTATCTATAAGTCGTTTTGCGCCTTTGGTAATTGGTAAATTTTCTGCAACATCCTTTAAAACAGCTTCACTGAGTCCTTCTAAAAGCTTCATACGTTTTTTGAAACTCTCCTGAAAATCTATTTCCCCTTGCATGGCAGACGCTGTAATAGCCTTTACCT belongs to Winogradskyella sp. J14-2 and includes:
- a CDS encoding glycoside hydrolase family 3 N-terminal domain-containing protein, whose product is MRYLSLILIAFCVQISIAQEATPNPLLTKDTAQQQKWVDSIYNAMTLKERVGQLFMVQVFSKNNEKVNNKIVDLIKEEHIGGVIYSNGGSYRQAKLNNLLQATSKVPLLVGMDAEWGLSMRLDSTYAFPWNMTLGAIKDDSLVEQTGRQIGEHCKRLGVHFNFAPVVDINTNPKNPIIGNRSFGEDRDNVTAKGLAFMNGMQSAGVLANAKHFPGHGDTEDDSHKTLPTVSFSEKRIDSIELYPYRKLISEGLSSVMVAHLNVPSLEKRRGFPSSLSKHIVTDILKGELGFKGLIFTDALTMKGAADYVEKNVDGITTSVISKGGEIDLMAFLAGNDVLLMSEDPEKGIERIMEAYEDKKISEERLSHSVKKILMAKYKVGLHNYSPVGLYGLAKDLNRLEDDVLYETLMENAITVVKNKDDVLPLRDLQTKNIAYVELGDASGSAFYNELKKYTKVHHIKGEKLDEIMTKLQNYNTVVVGFHKSNDNPWKAYEFSQKELAWLYEIARSTTVILDVFARPYTLNDLRSVENIEAIVMSYQNSTIAQQKSAQLIFGGIGAKGKLPVSTGEFFPVGTGLTYNALSNLSYGLPERVGMDSKLLSRIDSVANHAVNNRMTPGIQLLVARRGKVIYNKNFGYHTYSKKNKVDFDDIYDVASLTKIIATLPVLMELEQQGSVSLDSKLGDLLPAYKKSNKKNITLKRMLSHYAQLKPWIPFYYATLDTVTKKPDPKYYRTKRSKDFNIEVTNTLFMRNDYKDSIQEIIKESDLLSRLRYRYSDLPYYILKNYLEGFYDKSLHEITQDRFYKSLGANYTTYNPRKTFSLKDIVPTEVDSYYRYKKVHGYVHDMGAAMQGGIGGHAGVFSNANDVAKIMQMYLQKGFYGGKRYFKSETIDKFNTCYYCESDNRRGIGFDKPQLGEEGPTCGCISMTSFGHSGFTGTYAWADPEEEIVYVFLANRTYPEAGKNLLLRENIRTEIQRLIYEAIID